The region GACAGGGCGTAATCCTAAAGTTGAATTAGTTGAACTTGCTCATTATGTATCTGAAATAAAGGCTGTGAAGCATCCGTTTACAGAAGGGATTCCCGCACGAGTAGGAATTGAAATATGATCATCCTTGTAGTAGGTGGAGCTAAAAGTGGAAAATCTGATTATGCTGAAAAAATAGCACAAATGCTACATGAAGGCGGAAATCTATATTATATTGCAACGATGAATCCTCATGATGAGGAAGATCAACAACGAATCAAAATTCATCAACAAAAGCGTGAAGGCCGCGCTTTTCAAACACTAGAAGCAAAGCGACAGCTTCATAAAATAATCGATACGATTAATCCACAGGATACTATCTTACTCGATAGCTTAACCTCGTGGATGACAAATGAAATGTTTGTAATGGCTGAGTTTTATCCAAATGTGAGTGTACAAATGCTAGAAGTCGTAAAAAAGATAAACACAAAACACCTTGTCATTGTGTCAGATTATTTGTTTAGTGATGCCATTCATTATGATGCGTACACCGAGACATTTCGGCGCGAACTAGGCTATGTAAACTGTGAAATCGCAAAATTGGCTGACGTTGTCATCGAGTGTGTTTACGGAAATACGATTGTCCACAAGGGAAAGGAGGCGCTTCATGAAAAGCTTATATTACGCACTTAATATGGCCATCAGTATGTTCACGATTATTCCACTACCGAAATATGAATGGGATGAATCATCGGCACGTCATATGATGAAACTTTATCCTTTCATCGGACTCATCATCGGAGGACTTTGGTACGTGGCGGCTTTGTTGTTAACCGCTCTTCAAGTCACGGAAACTTTAACCGCCTCTATCTTACTTGCCATTCCATTTTTACTGACAGGATTTTTACATCTAGATGGGTTCATGGATGTATGTGATGCCTTATTATCAAGACGTTCCCAAGAAGAAAAAATTCGAATATTAAAAGACTCTCGGGTCGGTGCCTTTGCTGTTATTTCTTTAGTCTTATTATTAATTTGTCAGTTTTCAGCACTTCAGACACTTCTAACACATCAACAATCCTTTCTGTTTTTCATTCTCATTCCGATTATTTCAAGAAGTCTTGTTGGATACTTTTTAATTACAAAGGAGACGATTAGTGAAAGCTATCTAGGAAAATTATTTAAACAAGGAACTGGGCGCCTTGACCTTCTTATCTTAAGCCTAATCTACTTCATCACCTTTTTGGGGAGCTATCTACTCGTTGGAATATTAGGGATTGCCGTTCCCCTTTTCATGGGAATCGCTGCTTTGCTACTTGTACGTAACACCCAAAAACAACTCGGTGGATTTAACGGAGATGTCGCGGGCTATATATTAGTTCTTTGTGAATTTATCGGATTACTAACCTTAGGAGTGATAAGATGAAACTCATAATTGGTGGCGCCTATAACGGAAAATTAAATTACGTAAAAGAAACATTAAGAGTAGTGGATGAAGATATTTGTTATATTCAAGACACCCTTGATTTATCAAAATCAGTTCTATACGGAATTCACCACTTTATTTATCACAACGCCTTAAATGGCATCTCATCATTACCATTTTTTGAAGAGCATCTCGACGACTTAAAAACTAAAGTCATCGTTTGCGATGAAATCTCATCAGGCATCGTTCCATTAAAAAAAGAAGAACGATTTTATAGAGAGGAAGTAGGGCGCATCCTGCAATTTTTAAGTCGTGAAAGTAATAGCATTATTCGGATTTTTTGTGGTATCGAGGTGGTCCTTAAAGATGAATAATATGATTTTATATGTCATCAGACATGGAAAAACAAAAAGTAATGAACAACGACTTTACTGTGGAAAAACAAACGATGTTTTAAGCGAAGCCGGCATCAAGGAAATCAAAGAGAAACAAAAATGTTACAACTATCCTGTTTGTGCTAAAAACTTTACAAGTGGTGCAATTCGTGCGAATCAAACCTTTGAACTCCTTTATCCCCAAACCTTTTATGAGGTGCGTCCATTATTTTGGGAATATGATTTCGGTGAGTTTGAAGGAAAGTCGTATGACATGTTGAAAGATGATGCGCGCTATATCGAATGGATCATGGATGAAGAGGGAGCAGTTTCGTGTCCACAAGGAGAGTCAAAACAAGATTTTTATAAACGAATTTCAAAAGGACTTGAATTACTTGTGGATGAGTTGTTAGAAAGTCATGAATCAGAGGCTTTGTTAGTCTGTCATGGCGGTGTGATTGGAACATTACTTCATTTGTTTTATGATCAACGTAAACATTTTTATGAGTATCAACCCCGTTGTGGTGGCGGTTATAAATTACGTCTTACAAAGGAGACAAGTATTAAAATAGAGATATTAGAGGAGTTTTAGCATGTGGTCTTTAATGATTGGATTCGTCCTTGATGTCATCATCGGCGACCCACATAATCCATATCACCCGGTTCGAATCATTGGAAGTTGGGCGATGAATTTGGAAAGTGTATTTCGAAAAATAGATTCAAATAACCTTAAATTAGCAGGAGCACTTGCGTGGCTTTGTATTATTGTTCCGACCTTTTTAATCACGTTAATCATCGTTAAAATAGCGTTCTTTATCCACCCGATGGTCGGGATTTTAGTAGAAGGTATTTTAATTTATTTCTGTCTTTCAGCTAAAGGGCTGAAAGTTGAAGGACTTAAAGTGATTAAAACGTTAGAGTCCGGTGATATTGAAAAAGCGCGTCATCAATTATCATATATTGTCGGACGTGACACGGCATCACTTGATGAAACTTCAATTGTTCGTGCAGTGATTGAAACAGTGGCAGAAAATATGTCAGATGGCATTATTGCTCCGATTTTATTTGCAGGACTTGGTGGTGCGCCGCTTGCGATGGCGTATAAAGCAGTCAATACGTGTGATTCGATGTTTGGTTATAAAAATGAGAAATACCTTGAATTTGGTTTTGTTTCAGCTAAAATGGATGATTTATTTAATTATATTCCAGCTAGATTAACGGGCTATTTGATTATCATTGCATCATTTATTTTAGGATTAGATTATAAACAAAGTTATCAGATTTATCAGCGTGATCGTTATAATCATACCAGTCCAAATAGCGCACATCCAGAAGCTGCAGTAGCAGGAGCCTTAGGAATTAAGCTAGGAGGAGCGAATTATTATTTCAGTAAACTGGTTGAAAAACCGACGATTGGCGACGAAACAAAAGCGATTGAAATGAAAGATTTATATCAAACGAATATGATTTTAACAACGGTGAGTTTTTTAGGATTAATTGTTGCCTTATTAATTGGAGGAGTGGTGAGATGAACTTAGGCCATGGTGGAAACATTGCACAGATTGCGAGATTACACGGAATTTTTGAAGATAGCATCATTGATTTCTCGGCAAATATTAATCCTCTTGGACTATGTCCGAATGTGTTAGAGGCCATGATTCAATCATTAGATAACATTGTTCATTATCCTGATATCACGTACTATGATTTAAAACGGGCTATTGCGAATTATGAAAATATAAAGGAAGAACAAATCATACTTGGAAATGGAGCAGCAGAAGTGATTTTTAATGTTGTTCGTGCACTTCAACCTAAAAAAGCATTGTTGTTTGCACCGACATTTTCAGAGTATGAAGATGCCCTAAAATCGATGGAGTGTCAGATAGAGCATTATATTTTAAAAGAAGATTTTAAGTTAGAAGATGGTTTTATAGACGCGATAAAGGAAGGGATTGATGTTTTATTTATTTGTAATCCAAATAATCCAACCGGTGTTTTAACACCGAAAGAATTCATCTTAAAAGTTTTAAAGAAAGCAGTCCAAACTAAGACAAAAGTCGTCGTGGATGAATCATTTTTAGATTTTGTTGAGAACAAAGAAGACTACTGTATGATAAGTGATGTGAATCAATTTAAACAGTTGATCGTAGTTAAATCACTGACGAAGTTTTTCGCCTTTCCAGGTATTCGGGTGGGATATGGTGTTTTAAGTGATCAACATCTGATTGAACAAATCAATAAAATCGCGGTACCGTGGGCGATTAATACGGTCGCTAATTTCGGAGCTCAGGTGGCGTTAACTCAAACAGAGTATATCTCTAAAACTCTGACCTATGTTAAAGAAGAAAATGAATTCCTATACACAGCTCTTGAAAAATTTGACTCATTGACAGTGTATCGTGGGGCGGTAAACTTCTTATTTTTCAAATGTAAAGTGTCATTGGATTTGAAACAGGAATTATTAAAGGATGGGATTTTAATTCGTAGCTGTGATAATTATGTAGGGTTATCAGCAGGGTTTTATCGGGTTGCAGTGCGCACACGAGCAGAAAATTTAGCGCTAATTAACGCGTTAGAGGGCATTTTGATATGAAAGAAGTGCTAATTATTTTAGATGGTTTGATGGAAGAGCAGCTTGACTTTAATCCGACATCCTGGTGTGATTTTTCGGTTTTGAATCGTGATCTGGATAGTTTAAATTGTATTTTTAATCTGCTTGGTTATTCGTCTAATCAGTTTGAGATTGGTGAACGTGCCTATTACGAAGCTCTTGCAAATGGGATTTCTCTTCAGGAAAATGAAGTTGTATTAAGATGTAATATTGTACGAGTTGAGGATGGAAAATTAGTAGACTTTACTGGTGGAAGATTGCCGTCAAACATTGAAAGTATCCTTCAAGAAATTCACGTACCGGATGGAACGTTGTATGCGGGTGACACGTATAAAAATTTATTGCTTCTAAAAAATTTTTCCTCAGATATTAAGTTATACCCGCCACATTTTCATGTAGGTGAAGACCTTGATACTTTAATACCAAAGGATTGGCGACTTCAAAAACTGATGAAGGACTCTAAAGCTGTTTTTAATCAACACGGATTAAACGGTTGCATGCTATGGCCTTGGGGATTATCTACGGTGGTTCATCTTCCATCTTTTTATGATCGATATCAAAAAGTTGGAGCAGTGGTAAGTGGGATTGATTTAGTAGCGGGAATGGGATTAGCGCTTGGTATGAAATCAATTAAACCAAGCCTAGCAACAGGTTATGAAAATACAGATTTAGTTCAAAAGCTTGAAGTAGCCCTTTCTTTAATTCAAGAAGTGGATGTTTTAATTGTGCATATTAATGGACTTGATGAATTAGCTCATCAAAAAGATTTTGCGGGGAAGTTAGCCTTCTTAGAAAAAATAAATACCCAATTCATTTTACCGTTAGTCAATCAACTCAGTGATACAATGATTTATATAACATGTGATCATCGTACCGATTCTAAAACTGGGAAACATGAGGTAGGGAAGGTGCCGATGTGGGAAATAGTTTTAGAAAAATAAAAAAGACTGCTTTTCGTGGCAAGGAAAAGCAGTCTTTTTTTGATTAAAACATGGCAGTGAAAGAATTCAAAAAGGAATTCATTTCGGTTTGTAAAAATTCAAAACGTAAACATAAGAAGCAACACACACACCCAAAGGAAAATAAAGTAATAAAACTAAAGGA is a window of Turicibacter sanguinis DNA encoding:
- a CDS encoding phosphoglycerate mutase, with the protein product MKEVLIILDGLMEEQLDFNPTSWCDFSVLNRDLDSLNCIFNLLGYSSNQFEIGERAYYEALANGISLQENEVVLRCNIVRVEDGKLVDFTGGRLPSNIESILQEIHVPDGTLYAGDTYKNLLLLKNFSSDIKLYPPHFHVGEDLDTLIPKDWRLQKLMKDSKAVFNQHGLNGCMLWPWGLSTVVHLPSFYDRYQKVGAVVSGIDLVAGMGLALGMKSIKPSLATGYENTDLVQKLEVALSLIQEVDVLIVHINGLDELAHQKDFAGKLAFLEKINTQFILPLVNQLSDTMIYITCDHRTDSKTGKHEVGKVPMWEIVLEK
- a CDS encoding histidine phosphatase family protein — its product is MNNMILYVIRHGKTKSNEQRLYCGKTNDVLSEAGIKEIKEKQKCYNYPVCAKNFTSGAIRANQTFELLYPQTFYEVRPLFWEYDFGEFEGKSYDMLKDDARYIEWIMDEEGAVSCPQGESKQDFYKRISKGLELLVDELLESHESEALLVCHGGVIGTLLHLFYDQRKHFYEYQPRCGGGYKLRLTKETSIKIEILEEF
- the cbiB gene encoding adenosylcobinamide-phosphate synthase CbiB: MWSLMIGFVLDVIIGDPHNPYHPVRIIGSWAMNLESVFRKIDSNNLKLAGALAWLCIIVPTFLITLIIVKIAFFIHPMVGILVEGILIYFCLSAKGLKVEGLKVIKTLESGDIEKARHQLSYIVGRDTASLDETSIVRAVIETVAENMSDGIIAPILFAGLGGAPLAMAYKAVNTCDSMFGYKNEKYLEFGFVSAKMDDLFNYIPARLTGYLIIIASFILGLDYKQSYQIYQRDRYNHTSPNSAHPEAAVAGALGIKLGGANYYFSKLVEKPTIGDETKAIEMKDLYQTNMILTTVSFLGLIVALLIGGVVR
- a CDS encoding bifunctional adenosylcobinamide kinase/adenosylcobinamide-phosphate guanylyltransferase, encoding MKLIIGGAYNGKLNYVKETLRVVDEDICYIQDTLDLSKSVLYGIHHFIYHNALNGISSLPFFEEHLDDLKTKVIVCDEISSGIVPLKKEERFYREEVGRILQFLSRESNSIIRIFCGIEVVLKDE
- the cobD gene encoding threonine-phosphate decarboxylase CobD — encoded protein: MNLGHGGNIAQIARLHGIFEDSIIDFSANINPLGLCPNVLEAMIQSLDNIVHYPDITYYDLKRAIANYENIKEEQIILGNGAAEVIFNVVRALQPKKALLFAPTFSEYEDALKSMECQIEHYILKEDFKLEDGFIDAIKEGIDVLFICNPNNPTGVLTPKEFILKVLKKAVQTKTKVVVDESFLDFVENKEDYCMISDVNQFKQLIVVKSLTKFFAFPGIRVGYGVLSDQHLIEQINKIAVPWAINTVANFGAQVALTQTEYISKTLTYVKEENEFLYTALEKFDSLTVYRGAVNFLFFKCKVSLDLKQELLKDGILIRSCDNYVGLSAGFYRVAVRTRAENLALINALEGILI
- a CDS encoding bifunctional adenosylcobinamide kinase/adenosylcobinamide-phosphate guanylyltransferase: MIILVVGGAKSGKSDYAEKIAQMLHEGGNLYYIATMNPHDEEDQQRIKIHQQKREGRAFQTLEAKRQLHKIIDTINPQDTILLDSLTSWMTNEMFVMAEFYPNVSVQMLEVVKKINTKHLVIVSDYLFSDAIHYDAYTETFRRELGYVNCEIAKLADVVIECVYGNTIVHKGKEALHEKLILRT
- a CDS encoding adenosylcobinamide-GDP ribazoletransferase — translated: MKSLYYALNMAISMFTIIPLPKYEWDESSARHMMKLYPFIGLIIGGLWYVAALLLTALQVTETLTASILLAIPFLLTGFLHLDGFMDVCDALLSRRSQEEKIRILKDSRVGAFAVISLVLLLICQFSALQTLLTHQQSFLFFILIPIISRSLVGYFLITKETISESYLGKLFKQGTGRLDLLILSLIYFITFLGSYLLVGILGIAVPLFMGIAALLLVRNTQKQLGGFNGDVAGYILVLCEFIGLLTLGVIR